In Theobroma cacao cultivar B97-61/B2 chromosome 7, Criollo_cocoa_genome_V2, whole genome shotgun sequence, the genomic window GGCTGTGCTTGGGTTGATGTGGGATCTGTATTTTCTCCATTTGTTGTGGGGAACACATCCAATCCTTATGCACAGGAGATTTACCAAGTATTGGATGGAATGACTGAACTAATGAAGGATGCCGGTTATGTTGGTTGGGACAAGTTTGGTTTGGATGGTGAAGTTCTTGAAGAAATTGAATGAAAATAGGTATTTCTACTGGAGCACGAATCCTTGTGGTTCACTAATATTGTGTTGTAGGGTCCCCGAGAAGAGCAGTGAAAACATAAAGAGGCACTCTAGCAGAAAGGGGCTGTAAGTGAAACATTTTTCTAAAGGGGATTCCATGTTGAATAGAGAAAACATAACATAACAACTGGTCCTCAAAACTTTGTGAACTTGGAGCATGATGGAACTGTTTTATCAAATTTCCATCTGTTCCCATTTTTGATCACTCATATTTGGTGCGGATACAAGCTGATTCTTCTTAGTCTTTGACAATTTTTGGCAATCCAAGGTCTGTGTAAGCTAGTACCATTCTTCAACAGTTATAAGTTAACAGCGTTGAATGACATTTGCTTGCAATGTAGTGAattttttgaaacataattaaatatggacatttatttttctcactcactgaaaaaaaaaatccatgctGCGAACTTAGTTGTTGGGCTTTTAATTATTCTCCTATTTTGAATATAGTGGTAACTAAGTGCATTTTGGCTGCTACTAAGCTAATGAGATATCCTATGCAACCCATAATCTCATTACAGTGTTAGGATGTGTCAGGGATTCACTTAATAATACCTTGTTAGCTACTGCCAGTTTGATATCAAAGGTTTCATCAAGCCAGACAGACTTGGTCCTTGTGCAAAGGCAGAAGGTAGCTCAACACTGTTAAAGATGCATTTGGATTAATGTGTATTCTTCATCACAACTTCTGAATGACTATTAAGTATTTACTAATTCgttttatgaaaaatctaCCTTTATATGCTTTTTATACATTGAGAGTGCTTATACATGTCTAAATTCTTATGTTTGTGGCGATTCAATTTGCTGAGCTCAATGAGATCAAGGGAGTGCATCTGCTTGTAGAAAATCTGGAGTAATTCTTAAGATTTCTACTTTTTGTCATGCTAAGATACCAGGGTAAaccaattttttgtttctttttctctccttgAGCAATTTCATTCTTCCTTTATAGCTTTTTTGTGCTAGTTTATAATTCTGCCTACATTTCTTGTCAGAGGATTTAAGGGTTCTAATCTGATTACGTATTTGTTCTATACATATTTCCCTAACTGAAAAGAGTATCTATAAACGTTTTACTATACTTGTACTCAATGGAATTGGGTAATACTGTTTACTTTCTTTAACTTGGTAggttgatttgattttcttttatgcTTATGAAGAACATGAGTTTGTGGAGGGCTCAATTGCTGATCTTGGAAGTTGGAACCACTCAGGTCAGTGATTTGCTTTTGGGGGCCATTAGAGCTTATTAGGGGTTTGATTTACTCTTAATCTCACTCAAACAAATTGTTTGTTCTTACTATGCTAAACTGTTAGATTTTGGGCTATTCTTATCAAGAAAGGGGCATGCTAATTTGGTATTAAACCcccaatattttaattaaaagtatATGTATGATGATTATTGTTCAAATAAAAGGTTTCAATGTTCTAAACATTAGCCTTTGAATAGAATATTGCCgcttttcatcttttttccATTAGCATGTACAAAGcttgaatatatatttttaactttgTTTTACTCATCCCTTTTTCTGAATATAAGGTGGCAATAGTTTTAGTATTTATTTAGGAAGGGAATGGCTGGATAtcttattttcctttctttagataaaattgagaGCAGCATTCTATGAGGGGAACAAAACCATGAATCCAATGATTAATGCCACGAATCCACCAACATAAGGGTCACAGCAGAATTTAGAAATTACCAACTTGGCAGACAGAAGGTGACGTTATCACAAAGCAAGATCTGGAAGCAGTGTGACTTAAAGATCCTTATTATGTCTATAACGAACTGAATCTGGAAATAGCGGGTATCTTCCTTCAACAagatttgtttgttttgtcttttttttatcCCTTCCTAAACAATTTATGTACTTGTATCATTTTGCCAATTGGATGAAAGAATATGATTCCTTGTGACTTCTAACCCATCTTTCTTCACCTGAATGCTTTTTGCCTtatgaaaagcaaaaaaaaaaaaaaaagaacacaaaacaaatcaatttaaaatgaaaaacatgaaTAGAATATACGGTCCAAGACAGGAAGGTTATGGGGGGTGATAAATTTTCTATATTATACACAAATACAAGATCCTTTTGAGACTTAATGTCATGTGGTAGATTTCCTTGCAGTTAACCTGTTACTACATGGATTTTGATACAAGATACAGCAACTTTTTCTTCACTGCTAACAGAATCTAACCTATTAATTGAATGTTCATACTCCAACATAGCTTCCTTCATAGCTGATCTGCCAACTGAGGAAATTGTTTCAACAGCCATGTTACAGCCCTGATGGCACCCTGTACACTCCAATATGACTAAAAGTTAATCCCATTCCttatcatatcaaatcatGTTTACAGCAATTacctttcaaatatatatataaattccATTTGCATACATACATTGTATCTATAAGAAGCCTTTCTTATGAGACAGTGAGATCTGATATTTAGTTTGGGGTCATCCAAAGGTTTAAGTATGTTGGAAGAACAAAAAGTGAGCGATTTACATACCAAAGCTGCCTCCCCCGGTTTGATTGCAGGTTCAACAACGTCTCGTCCATAACTGCTTGCAAGAAAAGAATTAGTCAACTAGTCATTAAATGCAATcgagcatttgactcattagtTAGCACATTGTTTAAAAAGTAAGTTCGAATCCCCTTTCTCAAAtcaaataccaaaaaaaaaaaaaaagccagtATTAACAGGAAAGATATCGCTTACATTATATGTCTTTTGCCATCCACCATCTCTAGCCTATAAAAGCTGCAACCTTTGCTAAAAGGAAAAGCCCTTCCCTTCCATTCTGTTAAACAATAACAACAATAATAAATATGTCAAAGGGGAAAACAAAACATTATTAACAGTTTGTGGAGAGGAACACGAGAAAGTGTTAAAGATGGTACCTAAATGCCATGCAACTCCAACAGCACATGAATCCTCAGCAGAGATATCATCGATAACAAATTGAAGGTCCATGCTTATAGAATCAATGAAACTTTTGAAGAACTCTAAAATTGCCTGCAACCATTACTGAAAAATCTTGAATCTGTtatttggaaaaataaatttacataaaGCCCCATGTTTCCATTAGTACCATTCAATTCCTTACATATTATTCAAAGGATTATTAGCAGTTAAATGGGCACGTGATATTATTCTTAGATGTCACAAATGTCtaacatgattaattaatgattaaatttatattatcaattttaaaaacaatgaagactcaattttttttataattattatataaagattaaatCAACAGAGCACATGAGTAATCGCTTCACAAAGTTTACAAATTTCAcgtgaaaatataataaattttaaatgataaaaaaagacccaaaaaaaaaaaaggaaaaagcacAAACTCCCGTGAGCTGCATATGCATGGAGATCGAAGGGAACGGAGAGTTTAGTTATTGGCTAAGCTACCTTGCGACCAACGAATGGACGAGGAAAGATAAGGTCCTCGTACACGCATTTCTCCGCAATTAAGAGCTCTACCGATGCCAGATCTCGGGAGTTGATTCCTGCGTAGAACCTCCTAACAACCTCCGCCGCATCGTCCTGTGATTGTGATGGAACGATGACAGCGGTCTGATTTTCCAATGATGATGAGGAGGAGGAAGAGACCTTGATCACGGTGCGCGGGGTCCATGCTCCTTTCCTGTTCCTCCAGGGAATAAAATTGTGGGCAGTTAGCGTTGTTGAGTAAGGCGAAGCTTCGGTGAAGTTGGGGAGAGTTGAGGTTGGAGAAGGGAGGGGGAATGTTCTGGAGCTGACCAGCATGCTTGATAATatccactttttctttttcgatttttatttttatatatatattttcttggaGAAAGTAATACAGATGTAAGGAAATGcaactctctttttttttttctttattttagagacaatatatatatatatatatttatatttatatttatatatatacgagtttgtatttttaaattgaattaaaatctTTCACTCTCTTAATTAAGAATTTCAGAAAACATCTTTTTTGTATTAACCTTTTTTTAAACggatttgattaaataagaTTGTGCTTggatggtttttttttttttaaatgaaaaacaagtccggatacaaaaataaataacattttatatgttttttagaCAACAAAAATACATGATTATGCTTCTACGCAgactaattatattataatcgATTTTACCTTGTAATTATTTATCCatattaaatcaattaaaatattattttttttactttctattactttaaataactttttaaaaacaaataacaaagtatATATCGACCAAACCAAACCTAGCTAACTCATAATAGACTGACGTTTGAAAGGAGCTTGCTTATTCAACCGAAACTGCAACTGCTTATGGTAGTGGATCAATGGGTGGACATGTATCTGCAGCCTCTGCGGCAGCTGGTGGACGAGGAAAGCGAAAGGGAGGGAGACCTTAGTGTAGGAAAGACGGTTAcctaaaattctaataaataaatataaatgataATAGTAATTATTAAACTTAgaacaatttttaattattatttatccaTTATGGCAATATGAATTAtctattgttttaaaaaaaaatcctcaatatacattttttaaataagttcacaattaaattaaattcaagtttAAGTTTATACGCATATAAATACAAGTGAATATAATATTTGAGAGGTGAGACTACCTCTAGCGAAGATTCCAAATTTATATCTATTAAAAGTTGTCCCTTGGAAAGGACAATTAAGCTTAATTAGAGCCTCATGTCAATAGTTCAATTGGTTAACATGTGGTGCCCTAATTGAGTGAGAGTTGTCTTGtaggagttttttttttttttgtaggcatggtatttttgtcatttttctttttcttaagttTTCCATCCTCTCCTTTTTGCTTTCTCCATTCTAACGTTTGACTTCTCCCTTGGTTTCTCCtcctttcctcttcttttactttcttctattttttttcatttttttctattttttttacttttttcttgGACTTTCTGTTTGTTTTGGTGTTTTTTTCAACCATTGTTCTTCTtggtttctttatttttctattttgattatgatttgtattttttttttgttttttacattTCAGTTTCGTTGTTGTATGAATCTTTCTTTGTTTggtcattttcattttgttttgattcGTGATTTTTGTGTTGCTTTGGTTTAACTGTGCTAATTTGCTTTATGTTTTGTTCTTCAAATTGCATTTTACTTTCGATTTTTCCCTTTCATATGCTcatggtttgattttttttataggtTGTATTATTCAACTTCTATTTCACTATTATTTTCCaggtttgatttttcttttatttattcttatgtatattttgtttatgtatgcttttgtttcaaatgttatgaaataaatttgaaactagcaactataagagaaatataagaaaaagtatttagagagaaagaaagtatttagaggAAATAAGAAGATTTTATTCAAAtgtgtatttacaaatgaagtgaaaaacctatttataggccaacAACCCCTTGAATCATAGCTCTAATCTAATTCTATCTAAGAGTTCAAATTATATTACATTTCTTATATCTTACCTATCAGATTGTTTGACTTGGTTTGCACTTCTTGAGTTATAACATGATGGATATTTACATATTTGTTCATAACACTCCCTCTTGAATATCCAttgtattaaaaatatgtCTTGTTAAAACCTTACAAGAAAAAAACCTCACTGGAAAAAAATCtgagtgaaggaaaaagagtacaTAATCTTTTCAAGAATACACTTTTGAAATGTTACCtcattaaaaactttatttagAAAAACCCAGTGGAAAAAACcttaatgaagaaaaaaaagtacaatGTATTTTACTCCCCTGAGGATTGCATTATAgagatttttaaaataatgcatTCTAATCTATTATACCAactgtaaaacccgaccctataaatacatgtcatgacatatatgcattgagtagcatgttattacgctagaaaagcacctaagaatatacgaaacccgatattgtacctaacggtacacttaaattgatttaacctcgaactagttcaaataggaatagtaggatgaaatttaatattttatagtccaggaatgactaaaaatgattgttcggagttcgagggttcatttgaggtaaattagaaattttgatattcaagggtaaaatcgtcattttgccacctaagataataatttgatcatggagtgaaatttttgaccaagattaactatttggagtataatttaatgataggaagtgaaaaagtttaattctggtgatttttggagtgtaggggcaaaatcgtaattttgccacccacggacaaaatttgagattttgagagaatttagatcaaatttgacaaattggagaatggtatgagtataagggNTTCACCCTTTTCTTGGAGATcatgagtgaagaagaattttgacgAACTATGTGTTTTGTTCGATTGCTTTTAATATATCCTTCCTTTAACTATGTTATGCAAGTAGTATTATTCTCATATAACGTTGTTGGAATTTCACTTGACTAAATTTGTTTAACACTAATTTCACCCTTTTCTTGGAGATcatgagtgaagaagaattttgacgAACTATGTGTTTTGTTCGATTGCTTTTAATATATCCTTCCTTTAACTATGTTATGCAAGTAGTATTATTCTCATATAACGTTGTTGGAATTTCACTTGACTAAATTTGTTTAACACTAATTTCACCCTTTTCTTGGAGATcatgagtgaagaagaattttgacgAACTATGTGTTTTGTTCGATTGCTTTTAATATATCCTTCCTTTAACTATGTTATGCAAGTAGTATTATTCTCATATAACGTTGTTGGAATTTCACTTGACTAAATTTGTTTAACACTAATTTCACCCTTTTCTTGGAGATcatgagtgaagaagaattttgacgAACTATGTGTTTTGTTCGATTGCTTTTAATATATCCTTCCTTTAACTATGTTATGCAAGTAGTATTATTCTCATATAACGTTGTTGGAATTTCACTTGACTAAATTTGTTTAACACTAATTTCACCCTTTTCTTGGAGATcatgagtgaagaagaattttgacgAACTATGTGTTTTGTTCGATTGCTTTTAATATATCCTTCCTTTAACTATGTTATGCAAGTAGTATTATTCTCATATAACGTTGTTGGAATTTCACTTGACTAAATTTGTTTAACACTAATTTCACCCTTTTCTTGGAGATcatgagtgaagaagaattttgacgAACTATGTGTTTTGTTCGATTGCTTTTAATATATCCTTCCTTTAACTATGTTATGCAAGTAGTATTATTCTCATATAACGTTGTTGGAATTTCACTTGACTAAATTTGTTTAACACTAATTTCACCCTTTTCTTGGAGATcatgagtgaagaagaattttgacgAACTATGTGTTTTGTTCGATTGCTTTTAATATATCCTTCCTTTAACTATGTTATGCAAGTAGTATTATTCTCATATAACGTTGTTGGAATTTCACTTGACTAAATTTGTTTAACACTAATTTCACCCTTTTCTTGGAGATcatgagtgaagaagaattttgacgAACTATGTGTTTTGTTCGATTGCTTTTAATATATCCTTCCTTTAACTATGTTATGCAAGTAGTATTATTCTCATATAACGTTGTTGGAATTTCACTTGACTAAATTTGTTTAACACTAATTTCACCCTTTTCTTGGAGATcatgagtgaagaagaattttgacgAACTATGTGTTTTGTTCGATTGCTTTTAATATATCCTTCCTTTAACTATGTTATGCAAGTAGTATTATTCTCATATAACGTTGTTGGAATTTCACTTGACTAAATTTGTTTAACACTAATTTCACCCTTTTCTTGGAGATcatgagtgaagaagaattttgacgAACTATGTGTTTTGTTCGATTGCTTTTAATATATCCTTCCTTTAACTATGTTATGCAAGTAGTATTATTCTCATATAACGTTGTTGGAATTTCACTTGACTAAATTTGTTTAACACTAATTTCACCCTTTTCTTGGAGATcatgagtgaagaagaattttgacgAACTATGTGTTTTGTTCGATTGCTTTTAATATATCCTTCCTTTAACTATGTTATGCAAGTAGTATTATTCTCATATAACGTTGTTGGAATTTCACTTGACTAAATTTGTTTAACACTAATTTCACCCTTTTCTTGGAGATcatgagtgaagaagaattttgacgAACTATGTGTTTTGTTCGATTGCTTTTAATATATCCTTCCTTTAACTATGTTATGCAAGTAGTATTATTCTCATATAACGTTGTTGGAATTTCACTTGACTAAATTTGTTTAACACTAATTTCACCCTTTTCTTGGAGATcatgagtgaagaagaattttgacgAACTATGTGTTTTGTTCGATTGCTTTTAATATATCCTTCCTTTAACTATGTTATGCAAGTAGTATTATTCTCATATAACGTTGTTGGAATTTCACTTGACTAAATTTGTTTAACACTAATTTCACCCTTTTCTTGGAGATcatgagtgaagaagaattttgacgAACTATGTGTTTTGTTCGATTGCTTTTAATATATCCTTCCTTTAACTATGTTATGCAAGTAGTATTATTCTCATATAACGTTGTTGGAATTTCACTTGACTAAATTTGTTTAACACTAATTTCACCCTTTTCTTGGAGATcatgagtgaagaagaattttgacgAACTATGTGTTTTGTTCGATTGCTTTTAATATATCCTTCCTTTAACTATGTTATGCAAGTAGTATTATTCTCATATAACGTTGTTGGAATTTCACTTGACTAAATTTGTTTAACACTAATTTCACCCTTTTCTTGGAGATcatgagtgaagaagaattttgacgAACTATGTGTTTTGTTCGATTGCTTTTAATATATCCTTCCTTTAACTATGTTATGCAAGTAGTATTATTCTCATATAACGTTGTTGGAATTTCACTTGACTAAATTTGTTTAACACTAATTTCACCCTTTTCTTGGAGATcatgagtgaagaagaattttgacgAACTATGTGTTTTGTTCGATTGCTTTTAATATATCCTTCCTTTAACTATGTTATGCAAGTAGTATTATTCTCATATAACGTTGTTGGAATTTCACTTGACTAAATTTGTTTAACACTAATTTCACCCTTT contains:
- the LOC18594610 gene encoding uncharacterized protein LOC18594610, yielding MLVSSRTFPLPSPTSTLPNFTEASPYSTTLTAHNFIPWRNRKGAWTPRTVIKVSSSSSSSLENQTAVIVPSQSQDDAAEVVRRFYAGINSRDLASVELLIAEKCVYEDLIFPRPFVGRKAILEFFKSFIDSISMDLQFVIDDISAEDSCAVGVAWHLEWKGRAFPFSKGCSFYRLEMVDGKRHIIYGRDVVEPAIKPGEAALGAIRAVTWLLKQFPQLADQL